One Prunus dulcis chromosome 8, ALMONDv2, whole genome shotgun sequence DNA window includes the following coding sequences:
- the LOC117636528 gene encoding chloroplast envelope quinone oxidoreductase homolog: MAARLMDAVAYESYGGGPDGLKHVKVPIPSPKKDEVLLKLEAASLNASDWKIQKGVFRPFSPRKFPFIPAVDVAGEVVEVGQGVEKFKEGDKVVAMLNFINGGGLAEFAIASETFITSARPPEVSAAEGAGLPSSGLTAHQALTKAAGIKLDGTGLLKNILITGASGGVGHYVVQLAKLGNTHVTATCGARNVDIVKSLGADEVLDYKTPDGAALKSPSGRKYDVVIHCASAGIPWSTFEPNLRATGKVIDLTSRPSTWITIVLQRLSFSRKQLVPLIINPEGENLDYLVEFMKEGKLKTLVDSRHHLSKAEDAWARKTDGYAIGKIIVET; this comes from the exons ATGGCTGCAAGGCTTATGGATGCGGTTGCGTATGAAAGCTATGGTGGAGGGCCTGATGGTTTAAAG CATGTTAAGGTTCCAATCCCCAGTCCTAAGAAAGATGAGGTTTTGCTGAAACTGGAAGCGGCTAGCCTGAATGCATCTGACTGGAAAATTCAGAAAGGCGTGTTTCGACCTTTTTCCCCCCGAAAATTCCCTTTCATACCTG CTGTTGATGTGGCTGGAGAGGTTGTAGAGGTCGGACAAGGAGTTGAAAAATTTAAAGAGGGCGACAAAGTTGTGGCAATGCTCAACTTTATA AATGGAGGTGGATTAGCTGAGTTTGCCATAGCTAGTGAGACATTTATAACTTCTGCTAGGCCCCCAGAAGTTTCAGCAGCTGAAGGCGCAGGCTTGCCTAGTTCCGGCCTCACAGCTCACCAGGCTCTCACCAAAGCTGCAGGGATCAAGCTTGATGGAACTGGCCTGCTCAAGAACATACTGATCACCGGCGCCTCTGGTGGCGTCGGGCACTATGTAGTCCAGCTAGCCAAGCTTGGAAACACTCATGTTACCGCCACTTGCGGTGCTCGTAACGTTGACATTGTCAAGAGCCTAGGGGCAGATGAGGTTCTTGACTACAAGACCCCTGATGGGGCTGCTCTCAAGAGCCCATCCGGTCGAAAATATGATGTTGTGATCCACTGTGCATCAGCAGGCATTCCTTGGTCGACTTTTGAGCCGAATTTGAGAGCAACTGGGAAGGTTATAGACCTTACTTCCAGGCCAAGTACCTGGATCACTATTGTTCTACAGAGACTCAGCTTCTCCAGGAAACAGCTGGTGCCATTGATCATAAATCCCGAAGGTGAGAATCTGGACTATCTTGTTGAGTTCATGAAGGAAGGAAAGCTCAAGACTTTGGTTGACTCAAGGCACCATCTGAGCAAGGCTGAAGATGCTTGGGCTAGGAAAACTGATGGCTATGCTATTGGGAAGATCATTGTGGAGACTTAG
- the LOC117637974 gene encoding chloroplast envelope quinone oxidoreductase homolog, translating to MSAKLMHAIQYDSYGGGPSGLKHVGVPIPTPKKNEVLLKLEAASLNPVDWKIQKGQLRPLFPGKFPQIPATDVAGEIVEVGQGAKKFKVGDKVVVLLSHFSGGGLAEFASSNERFMVARPAEVSAAEGAGLPVAGITAHQAITQSAGIKLDGTGKQKNILITAASGGVGHYAVQLAKLGNTHVTATCGARNVELVKSLGADEVLDYKTPDGAALKSPSGRKYDAVINCATGIAWLTFEPNLSAKGKVIDIAPNASSFTTFLLKKLTFSKKSLVPLLMIPKAESLDYLVNLVKEGKLKTVIDSKHPISKAEDAWAKSIDGHATGKIIVEP from the exons ATGTCGGCCAAGCTTATGCATGCAATTCAATACGACAGCTATGGTGGAGGACCTTCTGGTTTAAAG CATGTCGGGGTTCCAATCCCTACCCCGAAGAAAAATGAGGTCTTGCTGAAATTAGAAGCAGCCAGTCTAAACCCAGTTGATTGGAAAATTCAAAAGGGCCAGTTGCGGCCTCTCTTCCCAGGAAAATTCCCTCAAATACCTG CAACTGATGTGGCTGGGGAGATTGTAGAGGTTGGACAAGGAGCCAAAAAGTTCAAGGTGGGTGACAAAGTTGTGGTATTGCTCAGCCATTTT AGTGGAGGTGGACTGGCTGAGTTTGCTTCAAGTAATGAGAGATTCATGGTTGCCAGGCCAGCTGAAGTGTCAGCAGCTGAAGGTGCAGGCTTACCTGTTGCCGGCATCACGGCTCACCAGGCTATCACCCAATCTGCAGGGATCAAGCTTGACGGAACTGGCAAGCAGAAGaacatattgatcactgctgcCTCTGGTGGCGTTGGACACTATGCAGTCCAACTAGCAAAGCTCGGAAACACTCATGTCACAGCCACCTGTGGAGCTCGTAACGTCGAATTGGTTAAGAGCTTAGGGGCAGATGAAGTTCTTGACTACAAGACCCCGGATGGGGCCGCTCTGAAGAGCCCGTCTGGCCGGAAATATGATGCTGTGATCAACTGTGCAACCGGCATCGCTTGGTTAACTTTTGAGCCTAATTTGAGTGCAAAAGGGAAAGTTATAGACATTGCTCCAAATGCAAGTTCTTTCACTAcatttcttttaaagaaactCACTTTCTCCAAGAAGTCCTTGGTGCCATTGCTCATGATCCCCAAGGCTGAGAGCTTGGATTATCTTGTTAATTTGGTGAAGGAAGGAAAGCTCAAGACGGTGATCGACTCAAAGCATCCTATAAGTAAGGCTGAAGATGCTTGGGCTAAGAGTATTGATGGCCATGCTACTGGGAAGATCATTGTGGAGCCTTAG
- the LOC117636527 gene encoding UV-B-induced protein At3g17800, chloroplastic-like, protein MDHCISPLSTLKPRITPRFAPGPALQSVTRRFRPLTVVVGAGASHCEFSSLNSPLEPRTRPGKDLSTVLQNHPQLFHLAVAQELKKLADDQELALSRMSLSAASHEACLHRRIAQLKEQECQIVVEDVMYLLIFYKFSEIKVHLVPKLSRCIYNGRLEIWPSKDWELESLYSFEILEMIREHVSTVIGLRVNSSVTDNWAMTKITRQMLGRVYVASILYGYFLKSASLRHRLDRILALESQDLHLSHRTSLHYQEMCPNGMKNLLFGRIGNIQAKYKGSSRLEKTQGKLSCYVMGFDPDTLQRCAKLRSEVAVNLVKNHCCALFGDDGTMSSPETDEVISTSYSSVKRLVLEAVAFGSFLWDTEECIETVYKLKEN, encoded by the exons ATGGACCATTGTATCTCCCCGCTCTCAACCCTAAAGCCCCGCATAACGCCCCGTTTTGCTCCAGGGCCCGCCCTCCAGTCGGTGACCAGGCGGTTCAGGCCGTTGACCGTCGTCGTCGGAGCAGGGGCGAGTCACTGCGAGTTCAGCAGCCTCAACTCTCCACTCGAACCGAGGACCCGACCCGGCAAGGACCTCAGCACCGTTCTGCAGAACCACCCTCAGCTGTTTCACCTTGCGGTGGCTCAGGAGCTCAAGAAGTTGGCTGATGATCAAGAACTCGCCCTCTCTCGTATGTCTCTGAGCGCTGCCTCTCACGAGGCCTGCCTTCATAG GAGGATTGCGCAACTGAAGGAGCAGGAGTGCCAGATTGTTGTTGAAGATGTAATGTACCTGTTAATCTTTTACAAGTTTTCTGAGATCAAAGTTCATTTGGTTCCTAAGCTCTCTAGATGCATCTACAATGGGAGACTGGAGATATGGCCTTCAAAGGACTGGGAGCTAGAGTCCCTTTACAGCTTTGAGATTTTGGAGATGATAAGGGAACATGTCAGTACAGTCATTGGCTTGAGAGTAAATTCTAGTGTCACAGACAATTGGGCAATGACAAAGATCACACGTCAAATGCTTGGTCGAGTATACGTGGCCTCCATCTTATACGGCTACTTTTTGAAATCTGCCTCATTGAGACATCGTCTGGATCGGATTCTAGCTCTGGAAAGCCAAGACCTTCATCTGAGTCATAGAACCTCCCTTCACTATCAGGAGATGTGTCCTAATGGAATGAAAAATCTCCTCTTTGGTCGCATAGGCAACATTCAAGCGAAGTATAAAGGGTCAAGTAGGTTGGAAAAGACACAAGGAAAGTTGAGTTGTTATGTGATGGGGTTTGATCCCGACACACTTCAGAGATGCGCAAAACTGAGATCTGAGGTGGCTGTGAATTTAGTTAAAAATCACTGTTGTGCTCTTTTTGGGGATGATGGGACCATGAGTTCACCCGAGACCGATGAAGTTATCTCAACTTCATATTCAAGTGTGAAGAGGCTAGTTTTGGAGGCTGTTGCGTTTGGTTCTTTCCTTTGGGACACAGAAGAATGCATCGAGACAGTGTATAAGCTTAAGGAGAACTAA
- the LOC117612219 gene encoding chloroplast envelope quinone oxidoreductase homolog, producing the protein MAAKLMHAVQYKSYGGGPSGLKHVEIPIPSLKKDEVLLKTEAASLNPSDFKIQKGLARPFLPRKLPHTPVTDVAGEIVEVGQGVKKFKVGDKVVALLSYGNGGGLAEFAVAKEKLAVARPPEVSAAEGAGLPMAGLTAHQAVTKDARIKLDGTGQLKNILITGAAGGVGLYAVQLAKLGNTHVTATCGARNIELVKSLGADEVLDYKTPEGASLKSPSGRKYDVVIHSASSAIPWSVFEANLSARGKVIDLTIGASNLFTFVLKKITFSKKKLVLLAISAKAENLDCLVKLAKEGKLKTVIDSNYPLSKAEDAWAKRINTQCTGKIIVEP; encoded by the exons ATGGCGGCAAAGCTTATGCATGCGGTTCAGTACAAAAGCTATGGTGGAGGACCTTCTGGTTTAAAG CATGTTGAGATTCCAATCCCCTCTCTGAAGAAAGATGAAGTTTTGCTGAAAACAGAAGCAGCTAGTCTGAATCCAagtgattttaaaattcaGAAAGGCCTGGCGCGCCCTTTCTTACCACGCAAATTGCCTCACACACCTG TTACTGATGTAGCCGGAGAGATAGTAGAGGTTGGACAAGGAGTCAAGAAGTTCAAAGTGGGAGACAAAGTTGTGGCATTACTGAGCTATGGT AATGGAGGTGGACTGGCTGAGTTTGCTGTAGCTAAAGAGAAACTAGCAGTTGCTAGGCCTCCTGAAGTTTCGGCAGCTGAAGGTGCAGGCTTACCTATGGCTGGTCTCACAGCTCACCAGGCTGTCACCAAGGATGCAAGGATCAAGCTTGATGGAACTGGCCAGCTGAAGAACATACTGATTACTGGTGCCGCCGGTGGTGTTGGTCTCTATGCAGTCCAACTAGCAAAGCTTGGAAACACTCATGTTACCGCCACCTGTGGAGCTCGGAACATTGAATTGGTGAAGAGCTTAGGGGCAGATGAGGTTCTTGACTACAAAACACCTGAAGGGGCATCCCTGAAGAGCCCGTCAGGTCGAAAATATGATGTTGTGATCCACAGTGCATCATCAGCCATTCCTTGGTCAGTCTTCGAGGCAAATTTGAGTGCAAGAGGGAAGGTAATAGACCTTACTATTGGTGCAAGTAATCTGTTTACTTTTGTTCTGAAGAAAATCACTTTCTCCAAGAAGAAGCTGGTGCTACTGGCTATAAGTGCCAAGGCTGAGAACCTGGATTGTCTTGTTAAGTTGGCCAAGGAAGGAAAACTCAAGACAGTAATTGACTCAAACTACCCTCTGAGCAAGGCTGAAGATGCTTGGGCTAAAAGAATCAATACCCAATGCACTGGGAAGATCATTGTGGAGCCTTGA